The Topomyia yanbarensis strain Yona2022 chromosome 3, ASM3024719v1, whole genome shotgun sequence nucleotide sequence actgtattggtaatacatctaaGAGGTCGTTCACGGAAAAAAGAAGAACTCTGCACTTGATAAATACCTCGCATGGTATATttcgagctgacctgaaagccgtAGAGTCATCACGCTAACGCCTATTCCAAACTCTTCTCATACCTTTCTTCCTTCTTTCAAGCTGatccctccaccaaggggttcctctagtcgatttaacagtaggAAGTGAACAAACTTTTTAGTACgatgctactatgaatgagtttgttgtATCTGCGACGTCATCCAAGTCATCTAGTTAACTAATTGTTGGATAAAATctatgaaatttagtcgccaagttttccaaaccgagtcgccaagttttcctaCTTAtatactccatcagttcagagcctctcagattgatatTTGAGCTGCCCTTAAATGTTGTGATGcacatttgcatcactgccgataatgagcggaagcccatttctgttACCATATGACACAACGCTTTTGGGATCATCAATAGGAGATGATTCATCATAcggtagatatgctgaacaatatatatatatatatatatatatatatatatatatatatatatatatatatatatatatatatatatatatatatatatatatatatatatatatatatatatatatatatatatatatatatatatatatatatatatatatatatatatatatatatatatatatatatatatatatatatatatatatatatatatatatatatatatatatatatatatatatatatatatatatatatatatatatatatatatatatatatatatatatatatatatatatatatatatatatatatatatatatatatatatatatatatatatatatatatatatatatatatatatatatatatatatatatatatatatatatatatatatatacagggtgtttggttcatgagtaagaatctctcgaggggtgatttactgtcatatttggagcaaaaaatcgttctacacataccatcaaatctcaaccgttacagagttattgaactttttgtataaaaaacttgtttatcttaaaacacctctaactcaaaaagtatacctcgtatttttaatcttttagtgccattggaaaggtgagaaaattttctgttgaataattttctcatgtctttcagataattagttttaattaccttttagttgtaaagtaattaaaagttagtgtttttgatgaggtttttgttaattttctcaaaataatgtatTATGATtgtagcaatatctattatccaaaagttaggtttgaggacgattcataatttgttcttcaacataatattcctatctcttctcgtttccttgtaatttgacttctaaacttttcctgtaattgacttgcaagttcttaaaagactctaatctaaaaaatatgcttaatatcgctattatcagcgattcattggaaagctgagaaaaattCGTTTCGAtttatgtacagatatcttttagttaagtgtactacatgactttgtactagtaaaataactcaaaatttacgttttttggtgatttttgtaattattctaattattaatcaactaaatttatcgtcactattgttcatttggtgccccttaatattctctacaacttgttatttgaaactttatccctatcgcttttcatttcgttgcaatttaatagttaacacagcatgaccttatcacaaatgcagtgggttcgaaatcgttgtttttgcatatgaaacgagaagataaaaatgattttacttcgaaactaaaagagataattgaatggagtcaaaggaagaattgtagaaattgctgagatgcattGATTCTATGATAATtatggtgaagtttattatttactattttaagaaaataacgaaaatgctaataataacactaactttaaactaatgaacctttaaaagaatactaaattcacttaactgaaaggtattaatacatttttctctgtcaaattttcctggctttcgaataaaaataagaaaaggttcaataagtgccatactttttcaataagagctagtattagtgaatatgagataaaaatatccaagttcaataaccaaAACAGATGAAAataagacaagataagtgtatcatgtcaaagaacaaattatacaacttttcaagactaacaatttgaattattaaaatagtgatgttaactattaatattttcgcgaagtgaacaaaaaatcgatcaaaattgttaaattttaaataaattactgtgaaaagattacttaacctccttagctgaaacatttgaggacatttttcagtggaaaattttctcacctatccaacggatctaaaagatttgaaatacaaggtATAATTTTTGAgctagagctattttaagacaactaagtttttaacacacaaaaagttcaataactctgtaacggttgagatttgatggtatgtgtagaacgattttttgctccaaatatgacagtaaatcgcccctcgagagattcttactcatgaaccaaacaccctgtatatatatatatatatatatatatatatatatatatatatatatatatatatatatatatatatatatatatatatatatatatatatatatatatatatatatatatatatatatatatatatatatatatatatatatatatatatatatatatatatatatatatatatatatatatatatatatatatatatatatatatatatatatatatatatatatatatatatatatatatatatatatatatatatatatatatatatatatatatatatatatatatatatatatatatatatatatatatatatatatatatatatatatatatatatatatatatatatatatatatatatatacttttcGTCTATTttaccgacagtcagtgtaGCTGTGAttgcacagatatcgcgagttgggAGCACCAATATGCGatacgcgtcaatagccttatttgcaggAATGCAAGCAccaggcatttcacgtgggttagtcatgcctgtcttgttgctAGCAAGacgcccgcgatctcacaaACAGTATAACACCCCGGGGACTAAGTGATCGTTTTGGAACCTATAAATGTACAAATGCAATCTCAAGAGTGATCCTACAAACGCCCGTgatcgcgcgatcatgaattgggTACGTCTGGAAATCTCTACTCTCGGCCCTAGCAGCTTAGGTCCatgcattcagttggaccaaaaaatgactcatatccactagacaactcGTTCCGTGGTGACCGCGAAcgatagtgatatggaagaactcactctcttttaGCGTCTGAACCGTAAAtcgaaaattaaatatcaggtTCGCTGTCCGAACGTGATCATCcaaaaacacacgcgaatatgcaaatacACGCGAATTTACAACAATTTAAcgtacgttaacgtacaaacgccagagcccttcgcgataatacacgcgatcgtaaagtccctacgcccgcacatatctgaaccgtacactaaatatcacattcagaatcacgggcCGCTGCAATTTgtcttaagcagtgtttaagtgggtgacatttcccgtctcgtttgCAGTTGTAGTGAGTCATTCTGACGAGGAGCCCCTCCGACACTCTAGCTCTACAGCTGTCATATCGCGAGGAATCGAAATATCGGAAAAAGTCATGCGTGTGTCGCTTCCTATCCTTCTCAGGAATCGAATAAAAATGGTTCTTGGTTCTAGGTAAATAGATTTAAGGCCGTAGACTCTCTCACCAGTGGGAAAATGCTGCGCAGTCTCCATCTTGTGATTAGATTACTTTAAAACATCTTTTTTGTACATCACAATTAGTATTTGAAATCGCTTCATCTCTTCATCTCTTAAATCAAAGTGAGCAGACACCCGGATAAGGCGGGACAGTCCTGGATTGATCGAACTTGTCCTGCATGTCCAGATGTCCCGGAAAGTGTCTCGCATTTTCCACCATGCTGTATTTTGTTTCAAATTACACATATCGTACATTCGTTTCGCACAAAACAATCATAAAAGATTTTGAGTCGCGATACCTAATCGCCGAACAACGATAGAAACGTGAAAATGAAACCAATTTATTTCAATTCTCGTGCTATCTATGTCAACTACTAGTATAAGTCTGTTTATAAATCTTTGCGAAAAATATCACAGTCCTACAAGAGCTGTGCAAATGTTTGGGTAAAGTACATGTCAATATATTGAAATTCTAAGTGTATTTTCAAGTATTATTTTTAAACATAACATTTGTCAGAAttcttattcaaaattcaaaatacgAGCGCCCTCCAAAACTTTCAATCCGAGGAAACACCCTGTTCCACCTCTCATCTCGATGACACTTTTCTTATTACAAGAATCACATTTTCTCTTACAAGAATCAGTGATATTGTAACTATAAGATATGACGACAAATATCACTactttaattataaaaaaatgcatttataaCAAATTGCATTTCCCTCTTGAATTGACATTCATTGCAAAACGGTGACAAAACTCGTACCAAACTGAGACAATGCTCTTTATAGTATTATCGTATTAACCACTGCCCAAGCACCCTCCAACAATCATCAATTTGTCATGTTTGTCTAATGAAGTGCATCAAATTACATTTACCACTGCCGCCGGTATGTCGTTGTATGTATATTGTATATTTATCTTTATCCAGGGACTAATATGTGCATGAGATCTTTATAACGACCAAATGCTACCCGTATCAAGATGCACAGCTTCGGCGAATCAAAACCGACGCCATGGTGATGTTCGGTGTTCCCTTCTGGGGAATTGCTTTGCTAAATGCTACTCAGTTCATCATCTTGGATCATAACCTAAATCCTTACACTCGAACACCGTATCACAGAGGAACCCACGTCGTTTCTCGCTTAGTCGGTAGGTTAGTACCTACAACTCCGCCGAGTGCTCTCACGATCAAGACCTAAAACAAATGAAGTCAGTCATTCACTCTTGCCCttcccttcttggctttactcTCTTTGATCGCTTGCGTTCGCTTTGGAGCAATGATTTCAAttaatttcaataataataattctCTTTCTTTTCGTCTATTTACAGATGTAACAGGCATCTCGCAAAAGTGGAACAAACTTCGTCGACGATGTGCTTCGTTCAAGACAGTCTCCGGCCCAGCGTCACTCGATTCGGACACCAATTATATACTGGCCGAACATCCGGGCCATTATCAGATTATCGCGTCCGGTCCGGTGCCGGTACAGGTTCACCAGGTGCAACAGGCTCACCACCAGCACCATCATCACAATCACGGCGAGCATCGgcatcatcaccatcatcatcatcaccaccaTCACCGCCAAAACGGCGGCGCTCACGAACAATTGTTAGCAGATCAACCACTCTACGGACAACTGCCAGACCCGAACTGGGAGCTGCGACATTCAAGTTCAAGTTCAACATCTACGTCTTCCTCTACGATAGGTCCAATTCAGTTCCCAGTTTACGCTTCCGAGGAATATTGGCAAATTCACGAGCGTGATGTAAAATTATGGCGTCTTGGTGCTCATCAAACATACGCCCATAGAATCCGAGCTACACCGAATCATCGCCGTAGTGCGCACAGCATCGACTGGGAATACAACGTGCAGAAGTACGAAAATATGGCTGATCCGGCACAGATGGCTGCCGCTCGGCTTTTTCGCCACGAAAAACTTCAGTACTACGATGAAGTGTCCAGTGTTAAGAAGAAAAATTCTCTCGGTGCTAGTGAAAGTGAAAGTGGAATCAAAGTAGCCAAAGAGATCAAACTGCCTAGTCTAAAGAACTTCAAGTCCGCGTCGATGCGACTTCCCGGTCAGAAAACGTCCATGAACGAGGTTCAGCAGCTGCTCCGAAGCAAATTTAACAGGATACATGCAGGTCTGCGGAAGCGGCGAGCTCTTTCGGTTCAGGAGGTATTTCAAATGCCCGGGCTGGCAACTCCCACAAAACCTACGTTCTACGTCCCCTCGCCGCTTGTCAGCGAACGGTGTCCCCACAACCCACTGCGATACGAGGAAGAGACAAATGAAGAAGTTGACGGACCACTCAGTTTACCATTCATAAACGAAAACCTCGCAGCAGTGGATCAGCCCCAGGTTCAGCTTCGAGATCGATCACTAAGCCCTCGGAAGGAACGTACCAAAACCTGGTTTCGCAATATTGATTTGAACACTCCCGACTGCAAACCCAAGAAGGACCTTCCGACAGTCAGCCAACATGGTAAGCCTCCGGCCAGCATTCCCGTTACCGAAACAGATCAAAATGTCCAACCCAAAGAGAAGCAGGAAAAACCAAACTTTGCGATCGGTGGACGTGTTTCACTGCGCGAACGTGTCGAGAACATGAACCTCAATCGTCTTCGCTCCAAAACCTCCAACACCAATGCAGCTAGTCCACAACCAAAAAAACCAAGCGAACCGCGTAAAATCCGTCCCCGTAGCCATTCTCCGCTGAAGAACATCAAGATTAACCTTTCTGGCCTTGGTATGCGCGGAAACGAACCGCAAGCAACGCCAAAACCTAAACGTGAATCATTTGGCCTATTTGGCCGCCTGAACCGCATGATGCACGGCAACGGTAGTCCGTCACCGGAAAAGCCGAACGGCCAATCGGCGAGCGCAACCACCAAAAAAGGCGATGCTGCAACTGGTACACCCGTGCAGCAGCGACCGAAGGCTGGCGTCAACGGTGCCGTTAGCTACAGCGGCAATGTTAGTAAACAATCGACCATCCAGAAGCTGACGAAACTCAGCAGCAACGGGAATCGACGGGACGGGGCCCCGTCCTCCGGTCAGACCAAGGCGGAAGCACCGACAGCagcggcggcggcggtggctGAACGTGAGCGGAAATCCAAACAGGTGGGTGTCGTTGAGTGATTAAATCATTGAGTTTTGCATATGGATTTAAATTTATCTAGCCGCCGAGCGAGGTGTGGCTGGCGTGTTTGTTGATGCCCGTTAGGTGATCGCTGCTGTTGCGGGTGTATTTCATCAAGCTATTCAGATATGTGAAGGGGATACGACGTTGAAAATCGTAAAGGTTGCATTTACGCGATGACagttaacaacattgtttattcAATAACTTGTGAGCTGCTATGGTAGGGCCAAGACAGCAGATCACAATTAAAGCATCACTAGTAACTTGGTAACTTATGTAGAAAAATCTGACATGTactttttgcgaatttttttttgtgcgcttatatttattgtttctgtcgttGCATTGAACCGGATTTACTAACAACTACACTTTCAAGTTTCAATGTTTTTGGAGTTGGTACGAAATTcaataatgtaaaaatattataataactaaataaattcaaatataaattttagaaatcgcAGAGATTGGCtggtaaaaaaatagaaaaatgagGGCTCTTTCACTTTAACACAAACAACATCAGTCGCTCGCGTGCTCTGACAAAGAAGAAATACTAAAAACCGCCCACTGCTCATCAAAATCTCGGTCCCAAATCTAATGCCTCCTAATCAGTAATCTAAAAACACTAATTTGTTGGGCCTTTGGCTGATCCAAAAAGGTTGCGTTGAGCGGTCATTTGTCGATGCCGAACCAGCTGTTCATTAGCAGAAAACAATGAGAAAAGGCACTTTCGAGCTATGGTCCCAAGATGCACCCTCGTCCCGGGCGGCGGTGACTGGACGATTGAGGTGAAGTGAATTAATTTTGTTGCTGCCGAAAAAATGATTAAAGAATGGTAGTCATCATCCCAGATCGCCCAGATTGGACGTGGGAAGATCACCCCTGGATACTAGCTGGCAGCCCAATTAATTTTAATATCGTATTTTGGTGCTTGAAACGTCATTTTACAACATCAAACGATTAGCGTTTGAAAATAGAGTGTGAGACAAATTGTAttacatttttttctagttAACTAGGTTTCTTTTTTAAGAAGTATTATTCAGAAGTATTCAGAAATCGCAGTCATTGCTTTTCGGCGACGATTACGTCTCATCTTATGGCATTTTCGCTTTTGACTTTACACTACACCAGTGGAGTCAATACTACA carries:
- the LOC131691251 gene encoding uncharacterized protein LOC131691251 isoform X2, encoding MVLCDSDLDVTGISQKWNKLRRRCASFKTVSGPASLDSDTNYILAEHPGHYQIIASGPVPVQVHQVQQAHHQHHHHNHGEHRHHHHHHHHHHHRQNGGAHEQLLADQPLYGQLPDPNWELRHSSSSSTSTSSSTIGPIQFPVYASEEYWQIHERDVKLWRLGAHQTYAHRIRATPNHRRSAHSIDWEYNVQKYENMADPAQMAAARLFRHEKLQYYDEVSSVKKKNSLGASESESGIKVAKEIKLPSLKNFKSASMRLPGQKTSMNEVQQLLRSKFNRIHAGLRKRRALSVQEVFQMPGLATPTKPTFYVPSPLVSERCPHNPLRYEEETNEEVDGPLSLPFINENLAAVDQPQVQLRDRSLSPRKERTKTWFRNIDLNTPDCKPKKDLPTVSQHGKPPASIPVTETDQNVQPKEKQEKPNFAIGGRVSLRERVENMNLNRLRSKTSNTNAASPQPKKPSEPRKIRPRSHSPLKNIKINLSGLGMRGNEPQATPKPKRESFGLFGRLNRMMHGNGSPSPEKPNGQSASATTKKGDAATGTPVQQRPKAGVNGAVSYSGNVSKQSTIQKLTKLSSNGNRRDGAPSSGQTKAEAPTAAAAAVAERERKSKQGWA
- the LOC131691251 gene encoding uncharacterized protein LOC131691251 isoform X1 — translated: MVLCDSDLDVTGISQKWNKLRRRCASFKTVSGPASLDSDTNYILAEHPGHYQIIASGPVPVQVHQVQQAHHQHHHHNHGEHRHHHHHHHHHHHRQNGGAHEQLLADQPLYGQLPDPNWELRHSSSSSTSTSSSTIGPIQFPVYASEEYWQIHERDVKLWRLGAHQTYAHRIRATPNHRRSAHSIDWEYNVQKYENMADPAQMAAARLFRHEKLQYYDEVSSVKKKNSLGASESESGIKVAKEIKLPSLKNFKSASMRLPGQKTSMNEVQQLLRSKFNRIHAGLRKRRALSVQEVFQMPGLATPTKPTFYVPSPLVSERCPHNPLRYEEETNEEVDGPLSLPFINENLAAVDQPQVQLRDRSLSPRKERTKTWFRNIDLNTPDCKPKKDLPTVSQHGKPPASIPVTETDQNVQPKEKQEKPNFAIGGRVSLRERVENMNLNRLRSKTSNTNAASPQPKKPSEPRKIRPRSHSPLKNIKINLSGLGMRGNEPQATPKPKRESFGLFGRLNRMMHGNGSPSPEKPNGQSASATTKKGDAATGTPVQQRPKAGVNGAVSYSGNVSKQSTIQKLTKLSSNGNRRDGAPSSGQTKAEAPTAAAAAVAERERKSKQPPSEVWLACLLMPVR